A single window of Aythya fuligula isolate bAytFul2 chromosome Z, bAytFul2.pri, whole genome shotgun sequence DNA harbors:
- the TBC1D2 gene encoding TBC1 domain family member 2A, whose protein sequence is MKKGPESGTWPLAGVPGKLAESNPDNSRSGGASAKEKAVLSSPGEAENVQLKPSRETPRKKLCGYLNKLGIKGPIKTWKSRWFIYDENKCHLLYYRTAQDVNPLGSIDLSSASFDCKVENGEGVFEIRTPSRVFTLKAISKQAMMYWLQQLQVRRWEFCNAPSRFPVGSSQLVNEPLADRTNVVDSEAFMPPVKTPTEVVGLKAASLPAPQTSTALQNISLKHPWTEIQNTVYNICVSKQLRGNNGNIFNFSEFQEHPESLDEEQEAEVEAGCAVKEEIPEDGRLESRMNWVRKAKWMNSGFLGLAEELSRERSSMDKVSVLQQQILTLTEEVKSQKELVKLLHKALEAAQQEKRVSSMYLTAAEDKDRLELVRHKVRQIADLTSRLEALEKEKKELEQMLALRDSHIQELKEHVQHLMEKNHAKQEVIMALTEQMARELSDPLQEANTITAETLYKQQEEIEHLKDDIDAYKTQNQFLNSEIHQVTRLWTSAAENEKALLMKCACLQARNCQMESKYLTVLRKLQETVPGLPSSDAELVRNLIQEALQWDVKEGAEEGLNLNPVSEYDEYGFMTVPDYEVEDWKLLAKIQALEIKSNNLRSQEVVEKPLRDRWNGVGELSPSAELKGLIRSGIPVEHRQRVWRWIVSRHCSRLPDHYQRLLRQSKSTEHPACRQIELDLPRTLTNNKYFSSPTSQLIPKLRRVLLAFSWHNPAIGYCQGLNRLAAVALLVLEDEESAFWCLVHIVENLMPADYYSDTLITSQVDQRVFKDFLAEKLPRLTAHFEQHQIDVSLITFNWFLVAFVDSLVSDILLRVWDAFLYEGTKVIFRYALAIFKYNEEEILRIHDNVEIYQYLRFFTRMIVDGRKLMNIAFNELNPFPMKLLRNRRTMHREELETELCELEQIKAAYVKERAEQGPQDLQDAVSEEEEEI, encoded by the exons atgaaaaaaggaCCAGAAAGTGGAACTTGGCCCCTTGCTGGAGTCCCAGGCAAGCTAGCAGAGTCAAACCCAGACAACAGCAGGAGTGGTGGAGCCTCAGCAAAGGAGAAGGCCGTGCTTTCCTCccctggagaagcagaaaatgtacAGCTGAAACCCAGCAGAGAAACACCCAGAAAAAAACTCTGTGGCTATTTAAATAAGCTGGGCATCAAGGGTCCCATCAAGACTTGGAAGTCTCGTTGGTTCATctatgatgaaaataaatgtcacttACTGTACTACAGAACTGCACAGGATGTGAACCCTTTGGGGTCTATCGATCTCTCCAGCGCCAGCTTTGACTGCAAGGTGGAGAATGGTGAAGGGGTTTTTGAGATCAGAACACCAAGCAGAGTTTTTACTTTGAAG GCAATCAGCAAGCAGGCCATGATGTACTGGCTGCAGCAGCTACAAGTGAGACGTTGGGAATTTTGCAATGCTCCGAGCAGATTTCCTGTGGGCAGCTCCCAGCTTGTGAATGAACCCCTGGCTGACAGAACAA ATGTTGTCGACAGTGAGGCCTTTATGCCTCCAGTCAAAACGCCAACTGAAGTGGTGGGTTTAAAGGCAGCCTCTCTGCCTGCACCCCAGACATCTACTGCTTTGCAGAACATCTCCCTGAAGCACCCTTGGACAGAGATACA AAACACTGTCTACAACATCTGTGTCTCCAAGCAGCTCCGGGGGAACAATGGGAATATCTTTAACTTCAGTGAATTCCAGGAGCACCCTGAGAGCCTGGATGAGGAGCAAGAGGCTGAAGTGGAGGCAGGGTGTGCAG TTAAGGAGGAGATCCCGGAGGACGGGAGGCTGGAGTCTCGGATGAACTGGGTCCGGAAAGCCAAGTGGATGAACAGTGGCTTCCTAGGCTTGGCTGAGGAGCTGTCCAGGGAGAGGAGCTCAATGGATAAAGTGAGTGTGCTGCAGCAACAGATCCTGACGCTCACGGAGGAAGTCAAGTCACAGAAG GAGCTGGTTAAACTTCTCCACAAAGCCCTGGAGGCGGCCCAGCAGGAGAAGCGAGTATCTAGCATGTATCTCACTGCAGCAGAAGATAAGGACAGGCTGGAGCTGGTGCGCCACAAAGTGCGACAGATTGCTGACCTCACCAGTCGTCTGGAAGCTcttgagaaggaaaagaaagagctcGAGCAGATGCTTGCGCTGAGAGACAGCCACATTCAGGAGCTCAAAGAGCACGTGCAGCATCTGATGGAGAAGAACCATGCCAAACAAGAAGTCATCATGGCCTTGACGGAGCAGATGGCCCGAGAGCTCTCTGATCCCCTGCAGGAAGCCAACACAATCACGGCCGAGACGTTGTataagcagcaggaggagattGAGCATCTGAAG GACGATATTGATGCATACAAAACCCAGAACCAGTTTCTCAACTCGGAGATCCACCAGGTTACTCGGCTCTGGACAAGTGCTGCTGAGAATGAAAAAGCCCTTCTGATGAAG TGTGCCTGCCTGCAAGCCCGAAACTGCCAGATGGAGAGCAAATACCTGACGGTCTTGCGGAAGCTGCAGGAGACCGTGCCCGGCCTGCCCAGCTCCGATGCTGAGCTGGTGAGGAACCTCATCCAGGAAGCGCTCCAGTGGGATGTGAAGGAGGGAGCAGAAGAAGGTCTGAACCTGAACCCTGTGAG CGAGTACGATGAGTACGGGTTCATGACTGTGCCTGACTACGAAGTCGAGGACTGGAAACTTCTGGCCAAAATCCAAGCCCTGGAGATCAAGTCCAACAACCTGCGGAGCCAGGAGGTGGTGGAGAAGCCCCTGCGCGACCGGTGGAACGGCGTAGGGGAGCTGAgcccctctgcagagctgaagggCCTCATTCGAAGCGGCATTCCTGTGGAGCATCGGCAGCGGGTCTGGAGGTGGATCGTCAGCCGGCACTGCAGCCGCCTGCCGGACCACTACCAGCGGCTGCTGAGGCAGAGCAAGAGCACCGAGCACCCTGCCTGCCGGCAGATTGAGCTTGACCTGCCCCGGACACTGACCAACAACAAATatttctcctctcccacctcccagcTCATCCCCAAGCTCCGGAGGGTGCTGCTGGCATTCTCCTGGCACAATCCTGCCATCGGGTACTGCCAGGGATTGAACAG GTTGGCAGCTGTTGCCCTGCTGGTCCTGGAAGATGAGGAAAGTGCCTTCTGGTGCCTCGTCCACATTGTGGAGAACCTGATGCCAGCAGACTACTACAGCGACACACTGATAACATCACAG GTAGATCAGAGAGTCTTCAAAGACTTCCTGGCAGAGAAGCTGCCTCGCCTCACGGCTCATTTCGAGCAGCATCAGATCGATGTCTCCCTCATCACCTTCAACTGGTTTCTGGTGGCCTTTGTGGACAGCCTGGTCAGCGACATCCTCCTGCGAGTGTGGGATGCCTTCTTGTATGAAGGAACTAAG GTGATTTTCCGCTATGCTCTCGCAATCTTTAAATACAACGAGGAGGAAATCCTAAGGATTCATGACAATGTGGAGATTTACCAGTACCTGCGTTTTTTCACAAGGATGATTGTGGATGGCAG GAAGCTGATGAACATTGCCTTCAATGAGTTAAACCCCTTCCCCATGAAGCTGCTGAGGAACCGGCGGACAATGCACCGGGAAGAGCTGGAGACGGAGCTGTGCGAGCTGGAACAGATCAAGGCAGCCTACGTCAaagagagagcagagcaggggcctCAGGACCTGCAGGACGCTGTCAGcgaagaggaagaagagatttAG